In the genome of Chroococcidiopsis sp. TS-821, the window AGCAAGTTCCAAATGACTTGTTGCAGCCTACCTGCATCGCCCATCACTTGCCCGACTGTCGCATTCAGCGTTGTTTTAATTTGAATTGACTTAGCTTCGGCTGCGAGACGCACGGTCTCCAAGGCTTCAGAGATTGGAGTCACTAAGCTTACAGCAGTTAAATTAAGCGTCAGTTTACCTTGAATAATCCGTGATATATCCAGAAGATCGTCAACGAGTTGCGCCTGGCGTTTGGCGTGTTGCTCAATACTGGCTAAGGCTTCTTGCAGCTTAGCTTCAGGTAATTTGTTTGATTGTAAAAGTTTTGACCATCCCAGAATAGGAGTTAGTGGGGTTCTGAGTTCGTGCGAGAGTGTCGCTAAAAATTCATCTTTAACACGGTTCGCAGCTTCGGCTTCAGTTCGCATTGCTTGTTCGCGTTGTAGCAGGCGATCGCGCTCTTGCTCCATAAGTTTGCGGGCGGTGATATCGCGCTGAATCGCAATAAAGTGCGTAATTGAGTGGTTAATATTACGAATTGGGGTAATATTCCATTCCACAAAAAATTCTGTGCCGTCTTTGTGATAGTTAATTGCCTCACCGTGAAATGGTATGCCCTTTAAAAGATGTTGACGCAAATTCCTCAAAACTTTACGGTCTGTTTTAGCACCTTGAAGTAAACGCGGCGTTTTTCCCAGCACTTCTTCAATCGCATAACCTGTCATCTGGCTAAAGGCTGGATTCACAAAGACGATTTCCGGTCCTGGAGGATCGAGTTTTTCTGTTGTGATCAGAATCGAATCGCGCGATTGCTGTACCGCTGAGAGCAACAACCGAATCGTTTCTTCTGTCACTTGTAGTTCTCGTAAAGCTGTACTTAATTGCTCTAAAGCTATCGTTATTTGACTTTGCTGTTGTGAGGGCAATAAGCTAGCGTTTTGTTGCAGTTCAGTTAGGTGCGCGTGCATATCCTGAATCTGCTTGATAAACTCGTCTCCGTTCACTGGCTGGAATAGTATCTTGATTGATGTTCACTTTTTATTGTGAACTATTGTAAACAAGATTATGAAACTCCAGTGTTAGCACTTTGAGAGATTTTAAATGTGAGATGCGTGGCAATTAATCTAACTGAAAGACTGAGGAAGCGGTCACTGGTAAGTGGTAATTGGCTAATTGATAGCAATCAGCATTAGCTATTGGCTCTTATTTGATCGCTAGATGCTTTCCGATTACCAATTACCAATTCTCTAGCCTTATTTATCAGCGCCAATTCCCGCCAAAGCAGGGGTTTCTGCAAGATCTTCGCGAAACATTGCTGTACTCAAATAGCGTTCGCCAAAGCTCGGTTGAATCATGACGATCAATTTCCCCTCGTTTTCGGGGCGTTTTGCAACTCGAATTGCCGCTGCTAGAGCCGCACCAGAAGAAATACCTGAGAGCAATCCTTCTTCGCGTGCTAAACGGCGACCATAATTCATAGCATCATCATCTTTGACCGTGATGATTTCATCAATTAAGTCGGTACGTAAAATTTCTGGAATGAATCCTGCACCGATTCCTTGAATTTTGTGTCCGCCTGGATTACCACCAGAAAGAACTGGGCTAGCGATAGGTTCTACCGCGATCGCTTGAAAACTCGGTTTACGTGCTTTAATGACTTCAGCAACGCCAGTAAGTGTCCCGCCTGTGCCGACGCCAGCGACGAGAATATCAACTTCACCATCCGTATCTGCCCAAATCTCTTCAGCGGTTGTCTCGCGATGAATTTTCGGATTTGCTGGATTGCGAAACTGTTGTGGCATAAATGAATGCGGAGTTTTTGCCGCAATTTTTTCTGCACGCGCGATCGCGCCACGCATTCCTTCCGAACCAGGTGTCAGAATCAATTCCACACCATAAGCTTTGAGCATCGTTTGCCGTTCAATGCTCATCGTATCCGGCATTGTCACAATTAACCGATAACCTTTAGCCGCTGCGACCATTGCCAAAGCAATACCTGTGTTACCCGAAGTCGGCTCGACTAAGACAGTTTTTCCAGGCTCAATTAAACCTGCTTCCTCGGCGGCTGCGACCATACTGACACCGATACGGTCTTTGACAGAAGCCGCGGGATTCATTCCTTCTAGCTTGACGACGATTCGTCCCACACATCCTTCTGATTGTGGAATGCGATTGAGTTGTACTAATGGTGTTCGACCGACTAACTGAGTAATATCTTGAGCAATTCGCATCGTTTTACAGGCTCTACCAGCCACAGCTTAACAGGTAATTTCATTATACTACGGTTACCCGATAGGTTTTTAGGATTTTAATACTTGCTTTGGATTTCTTTCTATGTCATACTTTGAGTTGCTCAAGAAAGTAAAGTACGATATTCCTACCAATTTACCGTAGATTAAAATAGGAGAGGATACCCAGCATTAGCAATATTTGTCAAAGGAAACAAGGAGTGGCACTAAGCGATCGCTCGTGCCGCTGTATAGCTAGAAAAGCTTAAACTTGTAACAATGTGACAGAAGCGCGAGTAGCTGTTGGGTGTACTTTCACGAAGTCAGAAAAAGCCCCGTCGAACGATCAAAAAAAGCTAACTTATGCTCCTTCAAGATGTCGCAGTAGATACAACACAAAGTTTTGATTTAGACAAACTGAATCAGCGCTTTGCCGAAGTTCATCCAATTAATATCCTGGGGTGGTGCCTAGAAAATTTGCGTCCTGGGTTAGTTCAAAGTAGCGCTTTTAACGTTAATGGTATGGCAATTATGCATATGCTGTACCAAATCGAGCCCGATCCTCCAGTACCAGTTTTATTTCTAGATACGCTACACCATTTTCCAGAAACTTTGGAGCTTGTCCGCGACGCCCAAAAGCTTTACAAGTTAGATCTACACGTGTATCGAGTTCCTGATGTCGATTCGCGGGAAAGCTTCGCGGCGCGCTACGGAGAAGCGCTGTGGGAAAAAGATTTTGAGAAATACCATTATTTAACGAAAGTTGAGCCACTTCAGCGGGGCTTGCGTGAATTAGGTGCAACAGCTTGGATTACCGGAAGACGCCGCGATCAATCGTCAACGCGATCGCATACTCCAATTTTTGAACGCGATAAACACGGACGACTGAAAGTTAACCCCTTAGCCTGTTGGACGCGCCAAGATGTGTGGAAGTATGTCATGAGACACAACGTGCTTTACAATCCATTACACGATCGCGGCTATCCAAGTATTGGCGACGAACCAACAACAACGCCAGTAAATGCAGGTGAAGACGAACGCGCAGGGCGCTGGCGAGGTATGGGGAAAACTGAATGCGGTATTCATTTGTAACCTCACTCGGACACAACGCCATCTAAACTGGAATTATAGAGTCAGGGGTCAAAGGTCGGAAATCGGGAACTTTGATTCTAAAATCTTACTGCTTTTGGTGTAAGAGATATGAGCAATCACAATCATGCTTGTTGCGGACCAGGTTACGCGTCGCCAGCAGCTGCAATCCAAGCCGAACGCGAAAAATTACTTTATACGATCGCGCTCTACACAGGGACAGGAATCGAAGAACCTGACTACTTAGCAACGATCGACGTCGATCCTAACTCTCCGACCTATTCGCAAGTGATTCATCGCTTGCCGATGCCGTATATTGGTGACGAATTGCATCATTTTGGTTGGAATGCTTGCAGTTCGTGTCATGGCGATGCGAGTAAATCGCGGCGCTTTTTGGTAGTTCCTGGTCAAAGATCGAGTCGAATTTATATTATCGATGTTGCCGAGGAGCGATCGCCCAAAATCCACAAAGTCATTGAACCTGAAGAAATTATCCAAAAGACGAATCTAACCGCGCCGCATACAGTACATTGCTTAGCAGACGGTCACGTGATGATTTCGATGTTGGGCGACAGCGAAGGTAATGCGCCTGGTGGTTTTTTATTACTCAACGCGGATTTTGAAATTGCAGGACGCTGGGAACTCTCCTCAGGAATGAACTTCAACTATGACTTTTGGTATCAACCGCGCCATAACGTCATGGTTAGCAGCGAGTGGGGCGCGCCAAAAACGTATTACCCTGGCTTTGACCTTGACGATGTCACCAATGGTAACTACGGTCGTCACCTACACTTTTGGGATTGGTCGCAGCATAAAATCATCCAAAGTGTAGATTTAGGTCAGGAAGGGTTAATTCCGTTAGAAGTTCGGTTTCATCACGATCCTGATAGTACCCATGGCTTTGTCGGCGCAGCACTCAGTAGTAATGTATGGCATTGGCACAAACCAAACGGACAATGGCAGGTCGAGAAAGTGATTGATGTTCCGCCGGTCGAGATCGAAGGTTGGGCAATTCCTGTACCGTCGCTGATTACAGATATTCTCATTTCCATGAGCGATCGCTATTTGTATTTCTCCAACTGGCTGCATGGTGACATTCGTCAGTATGACATTAGCGATCCATCACACCCCAAACTGACAGGACAAGTTTGGTGCGGTGGCTTGCTGGGTAAAGGTGGTGAAGTTCAAGGACGTAAGCTTCAAGGTGGACCGCAAATGCTGCAGTTAAGTCTTGACGGTAAGCGGCTTTACGTCACCAACTCGCTATTTAGCACCTGGGATAATCAATTTTATCCAGACTTAGCAAAAAGTGGTTCGTATATGTTGCAGATTGACTGCGACACCGAAAACGGCGGTCTAAAAATTAATGAAGACTTTTATGTAGACTTTGGTAAAGAACCCGCAGGTCCCGCACGCGCGCACGAGATGCGCTACCCTGGAGGCGATTGCACTTCGGATATTTGGATCTAGAATGAAAAGTCCCCCAATAATTTGGGGGATTCATGGGGCTAACTCACTAATTCCATCGCACGTTTCACAAAATTCTCCGCAGTTAAGCCATTGAGTGCCATAAGCTCCGCAGGGCTAGCCGTTGTTTCTCCGCGTTTCCAAGCAAACGTGTCGCGTTTAGCGGTACTGCGCAGCATGATTGGTTCGAGCATTCCGCTCGCACCTGCCGTTACCCCAATTAAAGCATCGCCACCGAATAACTTTTCAAATTCTGCATCATCAAGGAAATCGCCATCAGGTTCAGCGCAGCTATCCCACGCCACATCACTCGGACGATACAAGCGACGAGGATTGACAACCGATACAACTCGTACGCCGACTTCTTGGACAGCAAGCGCCGACGCAGCTTCTAACACTGGTAGCAATACCATATCACCAACAACGGCAAACACAACAGTTTTACTTCCAGAGGCTTCTTGTAGCGCGATCGCGCCATCTTCTATTGCTTTTCTTCCTTGTGCAAACGTGGTGCGAATTGGTAAGGGTGACTTACTTGCGGTGATGACAATACCTTTATTCTTCGTTGTCAACGCCCACTCGTAGGCAACTTGAATAGAGTTAGCATCAGGAGGGAAGATGGGAAAGACATTACCATTGCGCATCATCGCGGCAAAATATGCTTCCACTTCTGGGCGTTGGTGCGTCCAACCGTTACGCCCTTGTTCTAATGCGCCAGCCGTAAATAAAGTTACTGTTGAAGGTGTGGGGCGACGTAATTCTGCCATTGCTTGTGTCACAGTTTGCCAAATCGGTAAACCATTGATCGCAAAAGATTCGTAGGAACACCACAACGTGCGGCTACCCATCAGTGCAGAACCTGCGGCTAAACCTGCGCAAGCATCTTCGCTGAGTGGTTCGTAAACTTGTCCGCCAGGTTTTTGATTGTACAGCGGGTCTTCGGTCGGGTGAATGATTTTTAAGGCTTGGTTGATATTGGCAATTCCCGACGCTTCGTTACCATCCGCATTCGTCACCAAGAAGTTGCGATCGCATTCGCCGACTTTCCCTACCAATCGTCCCATCGCGGTTGTTGCCACTTTCGGATCGCCGCCTATAGGGTATTCTTCTAAGGGTAAGTCTTTAATTTCTGGTAATTCTAAAACCGATTCTGTCACGACAACGCGACTCGCCGGACCTCCTCCCGCACGTTCAAAGTTGGTGCGTACCAGTTGCCAAGCTTCTGGGGCTAAGGCGCGGGCTTGCAGCGCCTTGACAATATCTGGATTATCCAGCGTGTGCATGGCATAGAGGTTGTGCGATTTTGCGCCTCGTGCGTGGACTCCAGCACCTTTTAATTGTTTGATAATGAGTACTGTGCGCGTTCCACTTAATGCCGATTTGGCGGCTTCGTCAGCGGCGATTAACACTGCTTTGGTAAACGCTAACCGTTGCTTGAAGGAAAACGCGGTACTATCTACATAATTTCCTGGTTGGTCTTGGTCGTCAAAGTCTTTGGCATCGACTAGCACAACTTCTTCAAAGCCGTTACCGTGCCAATAAGTCATCATTTGCTCGTTCGACTGCGTGGAAACCATACTATGATGCTCTTGGCTAAACCCATTCCACACCAGCACGGGTAAAAAGTTCGTCATGCCTGGATACGCCGTATGGAAATGCGCCATACTGCTCATAATGTAAGGTTCGCCTAATCCACCGTCGCCAATTGTTACAGGAAACAGTTTGTCAGGATGCAGTCGCGCAGCTGCCATTGCAAAGTGTTGCCCTTGTCCTAACGGACCCGCGGGTGAGAGAATTCCTGGAATGTAACCGGATAAGTGCCCGAGTAAGCCGTGATGTTCGCGAAAGCGATCGCGCAGTTGTTGTACTGTTTCGATACCCATATCTTCCAGCGATCGGTCGAGGAACATCGCACTATAAAAGCCTGGGGCGTGATGTCCCACTTCGGTGACAATGTTTTTGTGTCCTAGCATGACTAGTGCGGCAAACGCTTCGACTTGACTGGCAAATCCGCCTGGATGTCCTGAAGCTTTGCTTGCTGTAATTTGTAACGTTAGATAACGCAGCGCATCAGCAGCAAGTAGCGTTTGAAAAACTACTGCTGGATCTTCAGGATCGCTAATCGACGTATTACCAGAGGCGATCGCGGCTTCTCTACCATAAGTTTCAAATTCGGGCAGCATTTCTCCAAAATACTGAATTCCCTCGCAGAAATCTGGAGTTGCTAACTTTGCCGCTTGCGTCGATGCCGTCATGCTCAATTTCCTCTGTAATTACAGTACTGTTGTTGATGTGACTTAATAACGATTTTACAATTTCCTCATTTCCGAAATTATTACTTCTACTTCTCACAAAAATCAATTCTAGTAATCTAAATTTT includes:
- a CDS encoding ATP-binding protein, with product MNGDEFIKQIQDMHAHLTELQQNASLLPSQQQSQITIALEQLSTALRELQVTEETIRLLLSAVQQSRDSILITTEKLDPPGPEIVFVNPAFSQMTGYAIEEVLGKTPRLLQGAKTDRKVLRNLRQHLLKGIPFHGEAINYHKDGTEFFVEWNITPIRNINHSITHFIAIQRDITARKLMEQERDRLLQREQAMRTEAEAANRVKDEFLATLSHELRTPLTPILGWSKLLQSNKLPEAKLQEALASIEQHAKRQAQLVDDLLDISRIIQGKLTLNLTAVSLVTPISEALETVRLAAEAKSIQIKTTLNATVGQVMGDAGRLQQVIWNLLSNAIKFTPESGLIEIVLERVERYAQITISDNGQGIHPDFLPYVFDRFRQEDSSITRRFGGLGLGLAISRQIIEAHGGTIAVQSPGVGQGATFTIKLPLIATPQKSPANTELPKPDLDLSHTKVLVVEDDAGTQEFVTFVLEQHRAQVTRASTATDALNTLPRFQPDLLIIDIGLPQIDGYTLMRQIRNLSAEQGGQIPAIALTAYASDRDRQQALAAGFQKHLPKPIEPYDLVAVVAELTTRTVTP
- the cysK gene encoding cysteine synthase A, whose product is MRIAQDITQLVGRTPLVQLNRIPQSEGCVGRIVVKLEGMNPAASVKDRIGVSMVAAAEEAGLIEPGKTVLVEPTSGNTGIALAMVAAAKGYRLIVTMPDTMSIERQTMLKAYGVELILTPGSEGMRGAIARAEKIAAKTPHSFMPQQFRNPANPKIHRETTAEEIWADTDGEVDILVAGVGTGGTLTGVAEVIKARKPSFQAIAVEPIASPVLSGGNPGGHKIQGIGAGFIPEILRTDLIDEIITVKDDDAMNYGRRLAREEGLLSGISSGAALAAAIRVAKRPENEGKLIVMIQPSFGERYLSTAMFREDLAETPALAGIGADK
- the cysH gene encoding phosphoadenosine phosphosulfate reductase; the protein is MLLQDVAVDTTQSFDLDKLNQRFAEVHPINILGWCLENLRPGLVQSSAFNVNGMAIMHMLYQIEPDPPVPVLFLDTLHHFPETLELVRDAQKLYKLDLHVYRVPDVDSRESFAARYGEALWEKDFEKYHYLTKVEPLQRGLRELGATAWITGRRRDQSSTRSHTPIFERDKHGRLKVNPLACWTRQDVWKYVMRHNVLYNPLHDRGYPSIGDEPTTTPVNAGEDERAGRWRGMGKTECGIHL
- a CDS encoding selenium-binding family protein, coding for MSNHNHACCGPGYASPAAAIQAEREKLLYTIALYTGTGIEEPDYLATIDVDPNSPTYSQVIHRLPMPYIGDELHHFGWNACSSCHGDASKSRRFLVVPGQRSSRIYIIDVAEERSPKIHKVIEPEEIIQKTNLTAPHTVHCLADGHVMISMLGDSEGNAPGGFLLLNADFEIAGRWELSSGMNFNYDFWYQPRHNVMVSSEWGAPKTYYPGFDLDDVTNGNYGRHLHFWDWSQHKIIQSVDLGQEGLIPLEVRFHHDPDSTHGFVGAALSSNVWHWHKPNGQWQVEKVIDVPPVEIEGWAIPVPSLITDILISMSDRYLYFSNWLHGDIRQYDISDPSHPKLTGQVWCGGLLGKGGEVQGRKLQGGPQMLQLSLDGKRLYVTNSLFSTWDNQFYPDLAKSGSYMLQIDCDTENGGLKINEDFYVDFGKEPAGPARAHEMRYPGGDCTSDIWI
- a CDS encoding transketolase, with the protein product MTASTQAAKLATPDFCEGIQYFGEMLPEFETYGREAAIASGNTSISDPEDPAVVFQTLLAADALRYLTLQITASKASGHPGGFASQVEAFAALVMLGHKNIVTEVGHHAPGFYSAMFLDRSLEDMGIETVQQLRDRFREHHGLLGHLSGYIPGILSPAGPLGQGQHFAMAAARLHPDKLFPVTIGDGGLGEPYIMSSMAHFHTAYPGMTNFLPVLVWNGFSQEHHSMVSTQSNEQMMTYWHGNGFEEVVLVDAKDFDDQDQPGNYVDSTAFSFKQRLAFTKAVLIAADEAAKSALSGTRTVLIIKQLKGAGVHARGAKSHNLYAMHTLDNPDIVKALQARALAPEAWQLVRTNFERAGGGPASRVVVTESVLELPEIKDLPLEEYPIGGDPKVATTAMGRLVGKVGECDRNFLVTNADGNEASGIANINQALKIIHPTEDPLYNQKPGGQVYEPLSEDACAGLAAGSALMGSRTLWCSYESFAINGLPIWQTVTQAMAELRRPTPSTVTLFTAGALEQGRNGWTHQRPEVEAYFAAMMRNGNVFPIFPPDANSIQVAYEWALTTKNKGIVITASKSPLPIRTTFAQGRKAIEDGAIALQEASGSKTVVFAVVGDMVLLPVLEAASALAVQEVGVRVVSVVNPRRLYRPSDVAWDSCAEPDGDFLDDAEFEKLFGGDALIGVTAGASGMLEPIMLRSTAKRDTFAWKRGETTASPAELMALNGLTAENFVKRAMELVS